The window CTGTTGTTTCAGTATGCCAAACGCTACCAGAATGGTTTGTACGCTTTTTGGGTCTGCTTTTCCTTCAACTGCGCCCTGTGGATCTTCAAGAATATGGCGGGTGGGCTCTCCCGATCGTTTATTTATCCCCTCTTATTCTGGACGCTTTGGCAATTGCACCTGAAAAACTGGTACTGGCTGGGGCTGGGACTGGTTCTCAGCGCCATAATCTATCCCCCGGCGTTCTTTTTGGGCTTTATTCTACTGATCATTGAAACCGTTTATCTGGCCAATCAGGATGGCATGCTCAAAGATCGGCTGCTGTGCCTGCTGGGGAGCTTGGCCGGAAGTCTGGGCCTGCTGTTCTGGCGTTCGGCCCATAGCGCCGAAACCGGACCCTTGTTTGGCCCGCTGAATACCAATCAGTCCATCGAGGGCCTTCCTGATTTTGCCAGTGGGGGGCGGGTGGTTCTGTTTCCGTGGGGCAATTTTTCGGAAGACTGGATAAGGCCCCTGCAATGGCTGGGTCAACTACTGGAGCGGGTTCCTCATCTGTATATCCTGATACCCACGGCGGGCTTTGGTCTGGCGTTGTGGGTGTACAATCGCTATGCCAAAGCGTACTGGGGGCCCCTGCTGATTCCGCCGCAGGTCTGGCGTTTGCTGATCAGCTCGTCCATTTTGTATGTGGTGGCCTGGGCCGTTCTGTTTTACTTTTACGTGCCAGAGCGCTACTTTCAGTACACCTTGCCCCTTATCCCCACTTTTATGGTGGGGGCCATTATCTATCAGCTTCAGCGGCGCTATAGCCCGGCCAAACGTTGGCCTTATCTGGGTCTGGCCGCACTGGGCCTGCTGCTCACCAGTTTTTTCTGGCGGGCGGATCTGATGAACCCCAAGGAGAGCGAGCGCAACCTGTACAGTTTTTTGGGAACAACCCCTGCCCAAAGCATGATTGCGGCCTCTCCCGGCCTGGCCAGCAATATCCCCCTGTACGCTTATCGCAGCGTCTATATTAGCAACGAAGCCTACATCCCCTTTCATCAGGGGTATTACAAGGTCATCAAGGATCGCCTGAAGTCGTTCCTGAAGGCCTACTATGCCGTGGACGCCCAGTTGCTGAGCGCGTTTGTGCGACAGAACCGTATTGACTACTTTGTGGTGCAAAGCATTGATTTTAAGGAACCCCGCCTGAGCGAGCTGCCCAAGCGGTATTACCATGCCTTTGACACCCCGTTTTTCGAGGCCCTGAAGCAGGCAAACCCGCGGAACTATCTGCTGTTCCAGGCGCCAAAGCGCTGTATCCCGTTTCAGACCCGGGGCTTGAAGGTTATTGAGATGACCTGCCTGATCAAGGCGCTGCAACCTTCCGCATCGCAAACACGCTGAAAGGAGCGAGCCAAGGTATTGGGCCTGAGCAATGCAGCCTCCTGATCGGGGATTATACCGGCTTGTCTTGCAGCAGCAGGGCGTAAGGAACCACCCGCTGTTCCTTGGTGGCCAGCGTTTTCAGTTGCACTTCACCGCTTTGGACTTCCGCCGAGCCCAAAATCAGGGCTTGTCGGGCATTCAGCTTGGCGGCCCGTTCCAGTTGCTTGCCAAAGCCCTTGCCAGACAGATCCACTTCCACTTTGTAATCCTGGGCCCGCAGTTGCTCCGCCAGATCAAAGGCCGCCGCGTGCTGATCGGTCACAATGTAGTAGTCCAGCGGCTTGACGGGCAGCTCGCCCACCAGGGCCATGAGCCGCTCCATGCCCAGCGCCCAGCCGATGGCAGGGGTTTCCGGCCCGCCCAGATCTTCCACCAGTGTATTGTAACGTCCGCCCCCACAGACGGCGTTTTGCGCCCCCAGATTGGTGGAGGTAATCTCGAACACGGTTTTGGTGTAGTAGTCCAGCCCTCGCACCAGCATAAAATTGCGGTGGTAAGGGATTTTCAGGGCGTCCAGAATCGTCAGTAGTTCGGCGAAATGGGTCTGGCAGTCTTCGCTGGTAAAGTCCGTTTGTAAAAAGGCTTGCACCTCCGGCTGAGCATAAATACCCTGACAGCCCGTATTTTTACAGTCCAGCATGCGCAGGGGATTGCTAACATACCGGGTTTGGCAATCCGGGCACAACTGGGTCAGCAAGGGCGCCAACAGGGCTTTGAATCCGGCTTTGAAGCGCTCCCGACATTCGGCGGTGCCAATATTATTGATTTGCAGGGAGAGATTGGGCAAGCCCAGCTGCTCAAACAACCGCATGGCCATTAAAACGGCTTCGGCGTCTGCGGCGGGGGTGTCCAGACCGAACAATTCCAGCCCCACCTGATGAAACTGGCGCTGGCGGCCCGCTTGTGGCCGCTCGTAGCGGAACATGGGGCCCATGTAATACAACTTGACCGGCTTGGGCCAGCGGGCCATGCCTTGCTCGATGAAGGCCCGCACCACCCCGGCAGTCCCTTCCGGGCGCAAGGACAGGCGACGCTCGCTTTTCTCGAAGGTGTACATTTCCTTGTTGACGATGTCGGTGCTTTCGCCCACGCCCCGTTCAAACAGCTCGGTATGCTCAAAGATCGGGGTGCGAACCTCCTGGTAACCGGCGTTCTGAAAGTGCAGACGGCAGGTCGATTCCAGGGATTCCCAGCGTTCCACCTCCGTTCCAAAGAGGTCCTGCGTTCCTTTGGGACGCTGAATCAGTTCTCGGCGAGATTTTTGGGAGGTGCCAGTCATGAGGGTTACGGTCTTTCTAGTGTAGCGACTTGTTTTTGCGGTTTATTCGGGAATTATAGGGCTTCCACCGGCACGGATGTACCTGTTGCCTGAGCAAGGGCGATTTGCTGCTCGGCGAAGAGTTGCTGAATGCCCGCTTCCGCCAGATCCACCAGCCGGTTTAGCTGGGCCCGGCTGAGGGGGGCCCGTTCACTGCTGAGTTGCAACTCAATCAATTGCCCTTCGGCGTTCATAACCACGTTAGCGTCCACTTCCGCCGTGGAATCCTCATCGTAGTTCAGGTCCAGAATTTCCAGCCCTTCCACCAGTCCAACACTGACGGCGGCCACGGGGTTCAAGGGCGGCAGTTCCGCCAGCATGCCATCGGCCACCAGTTTGTTGAGGCAATCCACCAGGGCCACATATCCACCGGTAATGGCGGCCACCCGGGTGCCACCGTCGGCCTGAATGACATCGGCGTCGATGGTAATGGTCCGGGAACCGATTTTGGTCAAGTCCACGCTGGCCCGCAGGGTGCGCCCAATCAGCCGCTGGATTTCCGCGGTGCGCCCGGAGACTTTCTGCCGTTCCCGCTGGGTGCGCTGGTTGGTGGCGCCCGGCAACATAGCGTATTCCGCCGTCAGCCAGCCGGTGTTCTCTTCTTTTAAAATGTGAATGTGGCGAGGCACCCGTTCTTCCACGGTGGCGGTCACAAGGACCTGGGTATCCCCGAAACAGACCAGTACCGACCCGTGGGCGTGCTTGGTGAAATGACGGAGGATGCGAATGGGCCGAAGCTGGTTGGCGGAGCGCTGATCGGGTCTGATGAACATGGATACCCTTCTCTCTGGAAGACAAACACACAGGTGTTTATCATAGCAAAAAAGAGTGGCGTCTGGCCCGCTGGCCCAAAATGCTGCCAAAATACTGGATCAGGGCTGGGTTCTTTGACCGGACTGGGGTCTGTTTAATACCAGGTGGGGGTCACAAAGTGATCGGGCTTCAGGGGGATTCGCTGGGAGACGGGGGCAAAGTGAGGGGAACGGATCTGCATCTCCAGTTCGATGGGCCATTGATTGGGATGTTTGGATAAATAGGACAGCAAATTGATTCTCCCCAGCGGGAGGAGCTGATCCTCGCCCGGGGCGATGGCTGAAACGGTCAGGGTCTCCGGGCCCAAGAGCGTTTTCCAGCGGGCGGATTGCTGCAGATGCCCCCAGTCTGTCATCTGGATGGCCGGGTTGACCTTTAAGTCTCCCATTTTGGCCCGCACGGTGACCTGGACAGGTACGTTCAAATAGGCCTTCTGCCCATCATTGAACAAATGGGCCTTGAGGGACAGTACCCATGGGTTTGGCCCCCCGTGATATCGCCACTGTTTCAGCACCTCTTCCACGTCCGCCTTGTCATAGGCCTGATCGGCGAAAATCTGGGCCTGTTCCGGGCCTAATTCCCCACGATGTTCTGACTGCCACTGGTTCTTCAGGGCAATAAAGGAGGCTTTTTCATCCAGACGGTAATAAAAATCGGCGCTGGCCACCTGGAGTCCCTGCCGGGCTGACTGCGGGCGGGCAGGCGCGCTCCGGCTGATGGCGCCTGTCAGGCTACCATTCAGAACATTGTCAGCCTTGGCGGACAATAACGTTAGCGCCTGCGATAAGAGCAGCAGGCCCAACACCAGCCAGATGAGTACAGTTTGTTGCATACCCTGATTATAAAGCGCCGATGGGGAGACTTTCACCGTTTACTTGCAGGATTGCGCAAAACCCGCTTCAGTCAGCCTGTTTGCCGAGCGATGCAGCGTCTCCCGGAAGCAATGTAGAGCTTTGGGGTGCAGAGCTTTGGCGCGTAAAAATATGTAACGCTTTCCCCTGAAATCCCAAAGTTCAGCCTTCTCCCGCCGATACCCCCTACACAGCGGTGTGAAGGGGATCTCTGCCATGAGCCAAAAAACGCCTGAGACAGATGCAAGCCTGCAAACGGTGTGTGATGGGGTGGCTCGTCAAATTTGCGGCGCGGCTGATGAGTATTACCTGAGCCACTTTAACCCCACGGTTGATGAAAATCAGCTCCCGCTGGCCCTGAACGAATATGCCCGGGCCCTGGAACAATCGCCGGACGCGGTGGGGATTGTAGTTAAAATGGCCCAGACCCAGCTCAGGCAGGGGTTATTCATTAAGGCGGAGCAATCGGCCAAGCGGGCCCTGACCTTGCATGAGGCAGGCAAGGTACTTTCCACAGAGGCCTTGGCTGGCGCTTATCAGGTGTTGGGGATTGTGGCCTATCACCGGGACGATTATGAAGCCGCCAAACGCCTGCTGGGCAAATCCATCCGGCTTTGTCCCAAGGCGCAGGCCCAGGCCAGAATCTTCCTTTTCAGGCTGGAGCGGGACTTTGTTACGGAAAACTGGAAAAATCCCCGTTCGCTCTGGAAAGGGCTGTACGGCCTTTGGTGCCTGTTCATGGCCCTCGTCGCCGCACCGTTTGCCAAAGAGCGGATGAGCCTTGGGCACGGCTTTCTCCTCTTGCCCCAGCTGATGCAGGCCTGGTTTCTGGAGGAATTCAACCGGGGCGAGCAGGCTTTGACGCACTATCTTAAAATTCATCAGCAGTTCCCGGGGCTTCCCGGTGTCACGGTTCTCATTGGCGAACTTTACCGGGAGACGGGACACCCGGAGGAGGCTCGCCACTGGTTTGAAAAGGCCCTGGAACGGCATCCCGACTACCTGAACGGATACTATCATTTGGCCCGCTTGCTGGAAGAGCAGGAAAATTATCCGCAGATGGCCAGGGTCTACGAGACCATTGTCCAGATGACGCCCCATCAGCCGGACGCCCATTGTCATCTGGGCAACGCCTATTATTACATGAATGACTTTACACAGGCCGTCTGTCACTACGCCACCGCCTTGCAACTGGGCAAGGATAACCATTGGAAGGCCATGGTGGCTCAAAGCATGGCCAATATTCACGCGGATTACCTGCGGAACGCTCAGGCGGCCATTGCCTATTACGATATGGCCAGCGTTTTGAACCCGGAGGATGTGGAAAACTACATTCAGATGGGCCTGTTATATTTCCAGAAGGAAGACTTTGCCAACGCCGAGTCAGTGTACCTGAAGGCCATTAAAGCCAACCCCAAAATGCCCAAGCTCTACTCCAACCTGGGGTATCTGCGCTGGATGGCCAACGATGTGGAGCGGGCCATTGCCTACTACAAGCGTGCCATCGAGCTGGATGACACCTATGAGATTCCGATCAACAATCTGGGAGTCATTCACCTGGATTTGCTGGGGGAGGTGGACAGTGCCATTGGGTACTTCCAGCAGGCCATCGCCATCAATGACAGTTACGCCCTGGCCTACTACAATCTGGGGAGGGCTTACAGCTTTCTGGGAAACCGTCTGGATGCCGCCCACTGTTTTAAAACCGCTCAGGCGCTGAATCTGGAAAGTAAGGATCTGGACAACGACGAGTTGAGCGCCCGCATTCACAGTTTGTTTGACTCCTGCGAGATAGAATTGCTGGATTGAGCAGAGCAGGGGGCTTCGCTCAATCCTGCCCAGCTGGCTTTTGCCTTGCTGACTCTTGTCTTGCTTTTTCTTGTATGGCTGAATCTTTCCTTTTGCCACCGGGCCAATTTTTTGTATAATGACGGACAAAGAAGGCGAGTAACAGGCGGTGTTTGGCGCTTCACGTCCCGAATGACAACAGGCGACACCTGTGGGCCCGAAGTCCCATTTATATTGCCCGGGCAGCTTTTTTTCCTCAATTGAATATGTTTCCTTAACTTGGAAGTGATCCGAATGGTTAGGGAGCCGCCTCGAAAGCGGTCGCCCCGCAAGGGGTTGCAGGTTCGACTCCTGTCACTTCCGATTTTTTAAATAGGGAATATGTGCCTTTTATTAATTTGGGCAAGGCAGCCTTACCTTAATTTTTAGCGATCCCGAGTCCCGGTCTGGATGGGGACAATTGCAAGTCTAGCCCGCCCAAAATCCCGGTGGCAAAAACCGACCGGGATTTTAGAATTTTTGAGAATCCAATGACTCGCTGAAAGGGCTGGAGCTGGTCTATTTGGCTCCCAGGCCGCTTAATAGGGTCATCAAAAACTGCATTAATTGACTCATATCCGGCTGTGTTGCGTTTTCCGGCATGCCGCTGGCCCCACCCAACAGGCTGGCCAGAGAAGGTTGCTGCTGCTGTTGTAGCGCTTGTTGTTGCTTGCGAAGCGCCGATTGCTGAACCAGGCCATTGGCCCAGGAGAGAATGTCGCTGCCATCGGCGTTGTGCGTGGCGCTATAGGTCAAGCTGTTGATGCCGCGCATGAAATCCGTCATGCTGTTTCCCGGACTACTGGTTACGAAAGGGGTTTGCATACCGGACAGGGTATTGATGGCAGGAAAACCCAGCGAAGATGACATTGGTAACATTTAAACAAGCCTCCGAACTTGAGAGGATGATTTTTTTGTATCAACCAAACCTAAAAGGATATACACTATATAAAACTTTTTGCGGGTATGGATTGCTAACGTATATGGTTTTTTGTGTTTTTGTTACAAAAAGGGACTGCCGGACTTCTCTTTCAAACAGCCGCCCCATGGGGCTAAATGGCCATTATGAGGCCTTTGGAAAAATCCTTGAATCCAGGAGCGGGCAGCAAGCATCTATTTAATTCGCACAGGCTGGGATTCCCGCTTTGCTTTGTTTAGAATAAGCGCGTTAACGGCAATCCAGGGATTTTATCTGCATATCTATGAAAAGCGTGGCCTTTGGTTTTTCCCGGTTATTAGCGCGCTCTATATCGCTGCTGATGGTGACCACCCTGATCACCGGCTGGTTACCCAGTAGCTTTGCCGTTAAAGAGGAAACTGCCCCTGCGCTTCAGTCTGCCCCGGAGCTTGATACGGAACTTGAACGGCTGTGGAACCAGAGCATTGAAGATCCCACGCCCCAAAAACGGTCAAAACCATCAGGGGCTGCTTCTTCTGCGGCTATTCAAAAGCCTGTGAGACCACCCGCTGCCCAGCCGACCCCTGCCGCCGCCAAGACAAAACCTTTACCCTCCACAGCGGAAAACCCGGTCAAGACCAAAGCACAGCCGGTTCAGTCCCGGCCAGCGGCTTCCACGCCCGCAGCAAAAACAGGACGGTCCACCCCGGCGCTGTCTGAAAAAGCCGAATCGCCAGAGACCAAAGCAAAAACCCAGCCGGATCAGTCCCCCGTGTCTCCCGGCTCAACGCCCTCCGTGCCTCCAAAAACTAAAGTCGCCCCGCCGGAACCCGTTAAGGAAAGCAAACGTCCTCCCAAGGCCAGCCCCAAAGCGTCCGCCCCGGGGCAACCAAAAACTTCGGCGCAGCCTTCAGGCTCCACCCCGAAACCGTCTTCAGCCGCCAGCCCGGCACAGTTACAATCCCCGGCCATTACTGGGCCTGCTCCCTCGACTGGAGCAATTGAAACACATGAAACAAAGGTAAAGGCGCTCAAACCGGAGAAAATTAAAAAAAGCTGGCGTAAATCCAAAGAGAAACCGGTCAAGGCCCAGCCTGTGGCAAGCCAAGCGCCGAAGGTGGAGAAGGCGGCGCAAGACCCCTTAAAAACCCCGCAGACCGCTCAGGAGACCAAGGCTGTGAGTGCCGGGGCCAAGCCAGTGAGCATTGAGGCCAAGCCCAAAGTGCTGCCCGTTGACAGTGCCAAGCGTCCCCCTGCAGCTCCACCCGCAGAAGCCGCAGAAGCCAAAGTCGCCAAGCCTGATTCCGGGACGAAAGCCGACAAGAGCCACACCCGTGAGGAAAAACAGGCTGACGAAAAACAGGCTCACCCGGTTCGCCAGCCCAGACCTAAAAAAGAAAAAGCCACAAAAGAAAAAATCAAAACAGAAAGACCCAAAAAGGGAAGATCCTCGAAAGACTGGGCTCCTATAGTGGAAACCAATCCTCAGGCCATTCAGGTTCAGGCGTCGCCCGAGGTGAAAGAGCTGTCCAACCCGGCGGAACCCCAGGCGCAGGCCAGTCCACCCGCTTCGCCTATGACCCCGCCCGTGGCCAAAGTGAAGCCTGAGGCCCCCGCCAAGCCTGTCAAAATCAGGCAGAAAAAGGTAAAACCGGTCAAGGCTCAACCTTCAGCAGCTCAGCCTGAAATTGCCAAGCCCGAAAATATAAAACCCGAAAAAATAAAGCCTGAGAAAATAAAAAACAAGAAAATAAAACCTGAAATCGTAAAGCCTGAAACCATAAAGTCAGAGCCCCTTCCTCCCTCGAAGAAGCGTCAGGAGAAGCATGCGCCGGAAAAAGTGACCTTGCCGGAAAAAACCAGCCTAGAGGCTGAAAAATCCAAAGTCCACCGCCCGGAAGAGCCCTTCTCTGCCAATGCGCAACCGGAAAAAGCGGCGGGGCCTCAGGCAGAGCCTTTCCCGACCCGGCGGGATAAGAAACGGAAAAAACAACGGGCTCAAAAATCCCGGCCCGTAAATCCGTCGACCACCCCAGTTCAGGCGGATAGCAAGGCCCCGGCGTTGACGCCCTCAACTGCCTCTGCTGCGCAGGAGCCGACGCCCCAGCGCGATCGTGGGACAACCCCGCTCAAAACGGCCAAACGAAAAGAAGCCAAGCGCAAAGAAGCCAAACGAAAAGAAGCTAAGCCAACAGAAGCCAAGCCTCAGGAAATTAAATCCCAAGAAGTGAAGTCCCAAGAGGCCAGGCTGACGGAAGTGAAACCCACAGAAGCCAAGGCAAAGGCGGCCAAAGTAAAAGTGGTCAAGGCAAAAAAAGTCAGGACTCCCAAGCCACCCAAACCCTCCAAAGTCAATCCCAAAACCGAGGAACAGACTTCGCCAGGCATTGGCACCACGCCGGTTGCGGGAGGGCAGCCACCCGCAGTCAAACCGGATTCTCCGGCCGAGCAGTCGGAGTTACTGCCGCCTGCACAATCAGCGCCTGAAAAGTCTGCACGCCAAAAATCAACGGATGAAAAATCAGTGCGCGAAAAAACGGCACGCGGCAAGAAGGACGGTAAAAAAGAAAAGATCAGGCCATCCAAAGTGGCCCGTCCGGCCAAGCCAGAAACGCCCAAAGCGCCACCCGGAACAGCGCTAAACGCAAAATCGGCAGCTACAAAGCCGGTAGATACAAAACCGGTAGATGTAAAACCGGCAGCTACAAAGCCGGTAGATGCAAAATCCGCAG is drawn from Vampirovibrio chlorellavorus and contains these coding sequences:
- the hisS gene encoding histidine--tRNA ligase, translated to MTGTSQKSRRELIQRPKGTQDLFGTEVERWESLESTCRLHFQNAGYQEVRTPIFEHTELFERGVGESTDIVNKEMYTFEKSERRLSLRPEGTAGVVRAFIEQGMARWPKPVKLYYMGPMFRYERPQAGRQRQFHQVGLELFGLDTPAADAEAVLMAMRLFEQLGLPNLSLQINNIGTAECRERFKAGFKALLAPLLTQLCPDCQTRYVSNPLRMLDCKNTGCQGIYAQPEVQAFLQTDFTSEDCQTHFAELLTILDALKIPYHRNFMLVRGLDYYTKTVFEITSTNLGAQNAVCGGGRYNTLVEDLGGPETPAIGWALGMERLMALVGELPVKPLDYYIVTDQHAAAFDLAEQLRAQDYKVEVDLSGKGFGKQLERAAKLNARQALILGSAEVQSGEVQLKTLATKEQRVVPYALLLQDKPV
- the rph gene encoding ribonuclease PH; translated protein: MRPDQRSANQLRPIRILRHFTKHAHGSVLVCFGDTQVLVTATVEERVPRHIHILKEENTGWLTAEYAMLPGATNQRTQRERQKVSGRTAEIQRLIGRTLRASVDLTKIGSRTITIDADVIQADGGTRVAAITGGYVALVDCLNKLVADGMLAELPPLNPVAAVSVGLVEGLEILDLNYDEDSTAEVDANVVMNAEGQLIELQLSSERAPLSRAQLNRLVDLAEAGIQQLFAEQQIALAQATGTSVPVEAL
- a CDS encoding tetratricopeptide repeat protein gives rise to the protein MSQKTPETDASLQTVCDGVARQICGAADEYYLSHFNPTVDENQLPLALNEYARALEQSPDAVGIVVKMAQTQLRQGLFIKAEQSAKRALTLHEAGKVLSTEALAGAYQVLGIVAYHRDDYEAAKRLLGKSIRLCPKAQAQARIFLFRLERDFVTENWKNPRSLWKGLYGLWCLFMALVAAPFAKERMSLGHGFLLLPQLMQAWFLEEFNRGEQALTHYLKIHQQFPGLPGVTVLIGELYRETGHPEEARHWFEKALERHPDYLNGYYHLARLLEEQENYPQMARVYETIVQMTPHQPDAHCHLGNAYYYMNDFTQAVCHYATALQLGKDNHWKAMVAQSMANIHADYLRNAQAAIAYYDMASVLNPEDVENYIQMGLLYFQKEDFANAESVYLKAIKANPKMPKLYSNLGYLRWMANDVERAIAYYKRAIELDDTYEIPINNLGVIHLDLLGEVDSAIGYFQQAIAINDSYALAYYNLGRAYSFLGNRLDAAHCFKTAQALNLESKDLDNDELSARIHSLFDSCEIELLD
- a CDS encoding pentapeptide repeat-containing protein yields the protein MGVSGLAGRATLDGLIFSFLPSFLPRAVFSRTDFSSVDFWRADFSGADCAGGSNSDCSAGESGLTAGGCPPATGVVPMPGEVCSSVLGLTLEGLGGLGVLTFFALTTFTLAAFALASVGFTSVSLASWDFTSWDLIS